The genome window AGGAATGCGGCTTCCAGAATGATTTCTCTGAGAGATCCTCATTCAGTGAATCAGGATCTCCAGAGAATCATCTTTGGTCAGACATCAGATTCGCGGCTCGCGTCCACGCGCTCCCTCAGACCCTTGCCGGCCTTGAAGAAGACGGTGTAGCGGGCGCGCACAGCAACTGCCGAACCATCCTGGGGATTGCGGCCGACGCGCTCCGGACGATATTTCAGTCCGAAGGAGCCGAAGCCGCGGATCTCAATGCGGCTGCCTTCTACCAGCGTGTCGGCCATCGTATTGATGATCACGGCAGCGGAATCCATGCAGTCGCGCTCGCGAAACGTCGGAAGACGCCCGTAGAGCTCAGCAAGAAGTTCGGATTTGGTCATGGAATTACCCATGGTTGCCTCCTCTGACTCTGATTACTTCTGCTCGAGCTTGGCCTTGAGCAGAGCGCCAAGGTTCGTCGTGCCCGTGGCGGAGCCGGCGTCAGCGTTGACGCGGTCGAGCGCAACGCGGGCTTCAGCGGCGTCCTTCGCCTTGATGGAGAGCTGGATGCTGCGGTTCTTGCGATCAAGGCTGATCACGGCAGCTTCAACTTCCTGGCCGACGGAGAGGACGGTCGTGGCGTCTTCAACGCGATCCGTGGAGATCTCGGAAGCGCGGAGGTAGCCTTCGACGTCGTTGCCGAGGTCGATCACGGCGCCCTTGGCGTCAACCGACTTGACGGTGCCCTTGACGACAGCGCCCTTCTCGTGCGTGGAAGCGAACGTGCCGAACGGATCGCCGCCGAGCTGCTTGATGCCGAGGCTGATGCGTTCACGATCGGTGTCGATGGCGAGAACCATGGCTTCGACTTCGTCGCCCTTCTTGTACTGACGGACAGCTTCTTCACCGGACTCGTTCCAGGAGAGGTCGGAGAGGTGAACGAGGCCGTCGATGCCGCCCGGAAGGCCGATGAAGACGCCGAAGTCCGTGATCGACTTGATCTGGCCCTTGACGCGATCGCCCTTCTTGTGGGACTGAGCGAACTCATCCCAGGGATTCGGCTTGCACTGCTTCATGCCGAGGCTGATGCGGCGGCGGTCTTCGTCGATGTCAAGAACCATGACTTCGACTTCATCGCCGAGCTGAACAACCTTGCGCGGATCGACGTTCTTGTTCGTCCAATCCATTTCGGAGACGTGCACGAGGCCTTCGATGCCGGCTTCGACTTCAACGAACGCACCGTAGTCGGTGATGTTCGTGACCTTGCCGAAGAGACGGGTGCCCTTCGGATAGCGGCGGCTGATGCCGATCCACGGATCTTCGCCGAGCTGCTTGAGGCCGAGGGAGACGCGGCTCTTTTCCTTGTCGAACTTGAGAACCTTGGCGGTGATTTCCTGACCAACCTGAACGACTTCGCTCGGATGGCGGACGCGGCGCCAGGCGAGGTCGG of Sutterella faecalis contains these proteins:
- the rpsA gene encoding 30S ribosomal protein S1, whose amino-acid sequence is MSNETNKPESFAELFEQSLASQEMRQGEVITAEVVRVDYNFVVVNAGLKSEAYVPIDEFKDDHGEVTVKPGDFVSVAIESVENGYGDTILSRDKAKRLAAWMNLEQALESGELVTGTVTGKVKGGLTVMTNGIRAFLPGSLVDTRPVKDTTPYEGKTFEFKVIKLDRKRNNVVVSRRAVVEANMGEERAKLLETLQEGAIVKGIVKNITDYGAFVDLGGIDGLLHITDLAWRRVRHPSEVVQVGQEITAKVLKFDKEKSRVSLGLKQLGEDPWIGISRRYPKGTRLFGKVTNITDYGAFVEVEAGIEGLVHVSEMDWTNKNVDPRKVVQLGDEVEVMVLDIDEDRRRISLGMKQCKPNPWDEFAQSHKKGDRVKGQIKSITDFGVFIGLPGGIDGLVHLSDLSWNESGEEAVRQYKKGDEVEAMVLAIDTDRERISLGIKQLGGDPFGTFASTHEKGAVVKGTVKSVDAKGAVIDLGNDVEGYLRASEISTDRVEDATTVLSVGQEVEAAVISLDRKNRSIQLSIKAKDAAEARVALDRVNADAGSATGTTNLGALLKAKLEQK
- a CDS encoding HU family DNA-binding protein; translation: MGNSMTKSELLAELYGRLPTFRERDCMDSAAVIINTMADTLVEGSRIEIRGFGSFGLKYRPERVGRNPQDGSAVAVRARYTVFFKAGKGLRERVDASRESDV